A window of Calliopsis andreniformis isolate RMS-2024a chromosome 3, iyCalAndr_principal, whole genome shotgun sequence contains these coding sequences:
- the LOC143188671 gene encoding uncharacterized protein LOC143188671 produces MGRKRSHREMFEEDNPLKKHLRRLERLIKKKYKKKRRARHRVPSPSSESSSTDRYSREGFLDPLSENSIGVHNNEKRAENPQQNKEDQIPGPSGVTTEDKVHTEASGDLSQCVLEVLGKRLDSEMLLGPALHKYIAVRWGEIAKQGLPKEESETLVKKYPIPENCTEFKAPMLNPEVKASLPEGPINRDERMVLKQLKLAACLSALGVGVSNLLGRGGSDHLPLLESLCDAARLLVDVQHEESRTRKALVLANLNVSVRETLNNTTIDGYLFGKKFEGHIKTVKSLEKTSKDLKPTTKS; encoded by the exons ATGGGGAGAAAAAGAAGTCATAGAGAGATGTTTGAAGAAGATAATCCGTTGAAGAAACATTTAAGAAGACTAGAAAGATTGATTAAGAAAAAGTATAAGAAGAAGAGGCGTGCACGCCATC GTGTGCCGTCGCCGAGTTCGGAATCTTCGTCGACAGACAGGTATTCTCGGGAAGGTTTCCTTGATCCTCTCTCAGAAAACAGCATCGGTGTTCACAATAATGAGAAGAGGGCAGAAAATCCACAACAGAATAAAGAAGACCAGATTCCTGGTCCTTCTGGGGTAACCACTGAGGATAAGGTACACACAGAAGCTTCAGGCGATCTGTCCCAGTGTGTTCTAGAGGTTTTGGGAAAACGATTAGACTCTGAAATGTTGTTAGGACCAGCCTTACACAAATATATTGCTGTTCGCTGGGGAGAGATCGCTAAACAGGGTCTTCCTAAGGAAGAAAGTGAAACGTTAGTGAAGAAGTATCCCATCCCAGAAAATTGTACAGAGTTTAAGGCACCTATGTTAAACCCAGAAGTAAAAGCTTCTTTACCGGAAGGTCCGATAAACAGAGATGAACGTATGGTGTTGAAACAATTAAAATTGGCAGCATGCCTCTCGGCTCTGGGAGTGGGAGTTTCTAATTTATTAGGAAGAGGTGGGTCAGATCATTTACCTCTGTTGGAGTCTCTATGCGATGCTGCTAGATTACTGGTGGACGTGCAGCACGAAGAATCTCGGACTCGAAAAGCTCTGGTCTTGGCTAACCTAAATGTTAGTGTAAGAGAAACCCTTAATAACACGACCATAGATGGTTATTTATTTGGTAAGAAATTTGAGGGTCACATAAAGACGGTGAAATCTTTGGAAAAGACGAGTAAGGATTTAAAACCAACGACAAAATCTTGA